In the Polyangiaceae bacterium genome, one interval contains:
- the mnmA gene encoding tRNA 2-thiouridine(34) synthase MnmA, with the protein MKSERVLVAMSGGVDSTLAAALLQQQGYDIVGVTLHLWDYPDDGSVKGRCCAPEDVHDARRVADQLGFPHYAFDRRELFAREVVEPFVNSYLSGTTPSPCVRCNRGVKIRELLHVADSLEAASVATGHYARLGGPEPHLLRGMDRDKDQSYFLHMLPADVLARLRFPLGAMTKTEVRSAAQRLGLHGADKGESQELCFVPTGRYDAFVEARAGDRVRPGPLLDEAGRVVGEHGGIHRFTPGQRKNLGVALGHRAFVLAVDAASGSVQLGRREQAMMDELALGEVVVHAPSVREFCCEVVTRYRQAPVPARVIRSGDNNAHVRLDQPLDIVAPGQYAVFYDGERVLGGGVIQSTRLAIEQRKVEEVHP; encoded by the coding sequence GTGAAATCCGAGCGCGTCCTGGTCGCCATGAGCGGTGGGGTCGATTCGACCCTCGCGGCGGCGCTCCTCCAGCAACAGGGCTACGACATCGTCGGCGTGACGCTGCATCTGTGGGACTACCCTGACGACGGAAGCGTCAAGGGGCGCTGTTGCGCGCCCGAGGACGTGCACGATGCACGTCGTGTTGCCGACCAGCTCGGATTCCCGCACTACGCCTTCGATCGCCGCGAGCTCTTCGCACGCGAAGTGGTCGAACCCTTCGTGAACTCGTACTTGAGCGGTACGACGCCCAGCCCCTGCGTGCGCTGCAACCGTGGCGTCAAGATCCGCGAGCTTCTCCACGTCGCGGATTCTTTGGAAGCCGCCAGCGTTGCGACCGGTCACTACGCGCGCCTCGGCGGGCCTGAACCACATTTGCTGCGCGGAATGGATCGGGACAAGGACCAGAGCTATTTCCTCCATATGCTTCCAGCAGACGTGCTTGCGCGTCTACGCTTCCCGCTGGGCGCCATGACCAAGACCGAAGTGCGATCCGCCGCCCAGCGTCTGGGCCTGCACGGGGCCGACAAAGGCGAGAGCCAGGAGCTGTGTTTCGTTCCCACGGGGCGCTACGATGCGTTCGTGGAGGCACGAGCCGGGGATCGCGTTCGACCTGGCCCCTTGTTGGATGAAGCGGGACGCGTGGTCGGTGAGCATGGTGGCATTCATCGCTTCACTCCAGGGCAGCGCAAGAACTTGGGGGTTGCACTCGGGCACCGGGCCTTCGTTCTGGCCGTGGATGCTGCCAGCGGCAGCGTCCAACTCGGACGACGGGAGCAAGCGATGATGGATGAACTCGCGTTGGGAGAAGTGGTCGTGCACGCGCCATCTGTCCGCGAGTTTTGCTGCGAAGTGGTGACGCGCTATCGTCAGGCGCCTGTGCCTGCTCGCGTCATCCGCTCGGGGGACAACAACGCCCACGTTCGTCTCGATCAACCCCTGGACATCGTTGCCCCGGGACAGTACGCGGTTTTCTACGACGGAGAGCGAGTGCTCGGCGGAGGCGTCATACAGAGCACCCGTCTCGCGATCGAGCAGCGTAAGGTCGAGGAGGTGCATCCATGA
- a CDS encoding sigma-70 family RNA polymerase sigma factor, with protein sequence MSGGDPSEVLERFNQNLDLVEIIARQVGRTLGRVSELEDLVSYGQEGLLDAARRYDPERGVPFRAYANFRVRGAVIDGVRALSHLPRRAHERLAAYQAATRYAEGAAEDVLSGPAAAKREDAARALGEHLAGMAAAMAVGLVAHTARGDEGEHVGVAREDSPEEAVGRAELLQVVREAIADLPEQEAELVRRHYLEGDRFDHVAEELGLSKSWASRLHTRAMGRLAKRLRGIG encoded by the coding sequence GTGTCCGGGGGCGACCCGTCTGAAGTACTCGAACGGTTCAACCAGAACCTGGATCTCGTCGAGATCATCGCTCGGCAGGTGGGGCGAACGTTGGGCCGCGTGTCGGAGCTCGAAGACCTGGTGAGCTACGGACAGGAGGGGCTGCTCGATGCGGCGCGGCGCTACGATCCCGAGCGCGGCGTACCGTTTCGGGCTTATGCGAACTTTCGCGTGCGCGGCGCCGTCATCGATGGTGTGCGTGCGCTTTCGCACCTACCCCGCCGGGCCCACGAACGCCTCGCGGCCTACCAGGCCGCAACCCGCTACGCCGAGGGCGCTGCAGAAGACGTCCTTTCTGGTCCCGCGGCGGCAAAGCGCGAAGATGCGGCTCGTGCCCTTGGCGAGCATCTCGCCGGCATGGCAGCGGCGATGGCCGTGGGTCTGGTCGCCCACACGGCCCGCGGCGACGAAGGCGAGCACGTCGGTGTTGCGCGCGAAGACAGCCCCGAGGAAGCCGTTGGACGGGCCGAGCTTCTACAAGTCGTGCGCGAAGCGATTGCAGACCTCCCGGAGCAAGAAGCGGAGTTGGTGCGGCGCCATTACCTGGAGGGCGACCGTTTCGATCACGTTGCCGAAGAGCTTGGGCTCTCCAAGTCCTGGGCCAGTCGGCTGCACACCCGCGCCATGGGGCGATTGGCGAAGCGGCTCCGGGGCATTGGCTGA
- a CDS encoding CPBP family intramembrane glutamic endopeptidase has protein sequence MTRWARFAALYAFLGVGATAFAAVWRTGSVWTHPEPWLALSGPSSHSYSLALGLALGALVVMLTRVFVTRFAWAQRLHAELRPLARGLSTSGIVALALLSALGEELVFRGLLAPWLGLVPQAILFGLVHQIRGPSRWVWVVWASLIGLLLGAVFQLSGSLLGPIAAHALINGLNLAYLKSHDPEPRRRSLGGLLGQRS, from the coding sequence GTGACACGCTGGGCTCGCTTCGCGGCGCTGTACGCTTTTCTCGGGGTTGGCGCGACGGCATTTGCCGCAGTGTGGCGTACGGGCTCAGTGTGGACGCATCCCGAGCCCTGGCTCGCGCTGAGCGGACCCTCGAGCCACTCCTACAGCTTGGCGCTGGGACTCGCCTTGGGGGCGCTCGTCGTGATGTTGACGCGCGTCTTCGTCACCCGCTTCGCCTGGGCGCAGCGTCTCCACGCAGAGTTGCGACCACTCGCGCGGGGTCTGAGCACGAGTGGCATCGTCGCCCTCGCCTTGCTCTCGGCCCTAGGCGAAGAACTCGTGTTCCGTGGTCTGCTTGCCCCTTGGCTCGGCCTCGTACCCCAAGCGATTCTCTTTGGGTTGGTCCACCAGATACGCGGCCCCAGCCGCTGGGTGTGGGTGGTGTGGGCAAGCCTCATCGGCTTGTTACTGGGCGCGGTTTTCCAGCTCAGTGGCTCGCTGCTGGGACCAATCGCGGCCCATGCGCTGATCAACGGGCTCAATCTGGCCTACCTGAAAAGCCACGATCCCGAGCCTCGCCGACGGAGCCTCGGCGGCCTGCTGGGTCAGCGAAGCTGA
- a CDS encoding response regulator — MVAQSDSPVDDRPRVLVVDDEKFIRDILADFLGMEGYVVRTAEDGASAVGELERARYDLVISDLKMPRMGGLELLQQVSHSHPDTVTVIMTGFGTVETAIDAMKRGAYDYILKPFKVEEIIHIVQRGLEKRRLAAENLRLREALSLYKVSEAIAASLSMEEVVETLVESALSDVRADVVSTFLEDGNGGYAERRTEIAANIDVKSSGRLDSRLLSRRLASGDWIVEHGGRASEFFEVLPEGQLTSLAVVPMRMRERLMGWLGVVSLTPSKRFDEGQRKLLSIIASRAAAAIENARLYEDLQATFQQTIQGLAQTIDKMDRYTAGHSERVSRYAVALARWLGLPAELVEIVRHAALMHDIGKVGCVMNLNKPGKLTQEEYEIFKKHPVFGREILDPIKFLEPVIPGVYLHHERWDGRGYPVGLEGDDIPIVARIISVADTYDAMTSDRAYRRALPHEVTINEITRCAGSQFDPDLAGSFVERIDALRDELRDAGEHVPE, encoded by the coding sequence ATGGTTGCTCAGAGCGATTCCCCCGTCGACGATAGACCCCGCGTCCTGGTTGTCGACGACGAGAAATTCATCCGCGACATCCTCGCCGATTTCCTTGGAATGGAAGGGTACGTGGTTCGCACGGCAGAGGACGGCGCGAGCGCCGTGGGCGAGCTCGAGCGCGCGCGCTACGACCTGGTCATCAGCGACCTGAAGATGCCCCGCATGGGTGGGCTGGAGCTGTTGCAGCAGGTCTCGCATTCGCACCCGGACACCGTCACCGTGATCATGACGGGCTTTGGCACCGTGGAAACGGCGATCGACGCCATGAAGCGGGGCGCCTACGACTACATCCTCAAGCCCTTCAAGGTGGAGGAAATCATCCACATCGTGCAGCGCGGCTTGGAAAAGCGGCGGCTGGCTGCGGAGAACCTTCGCTTGCGTGAGGCCCTCTCCCTGTACAAGGTCAGCGAAGCCATCGCCGCTAGCTTGTCCATGGAAGAGGTCGTGGAGACGCTGGTGGAAAGCGCGTTGTCGGACGTGCGAGCCGACGTGGTCTCGACCTTCCTGGAGGACGGCAATGGTGGATACGCCGAACGCCGCACGGAAATCGCAGCGAACATCGACGTCAAGTCCTCGGGGCGACTCGACTCGCGCCTGTTGAGTCGTCGCCTGGCATCCGGCGACTGGATTGTAGAGCACGGTGGGCGCGCGTCGGAGTTCTTCGAGGTGTTGCCCGAAGGCCAACTAACGAGCCTCGCCGTGGTTCCCATGCGCATGCGCGAGCGTCTGATGGGCTGGTTGGGGGTCGTGTCCCTCACGCCCAGCAAGCGTTTCGACGAAGGCCAGCGCAAACTGCTCAGCATCATCGCGTCACGCGCCGCGGCTGCCATCGAGAACGCCCGCCTGTACGAAGATCTGCAGGCGACGTTTCAGCAAACCATTCAGGGCTTGGCCCAGACCATCGACAAGATGGACCGCTACACCGCCGGCCATTCGGAACGCGTGTCGCGCTACGCGGTGGCGTTGGCGCGCTGGCTGGGGTTGCCGGCGGAACTCGTAGAGATCGTGCGCCACGCGGCACTGATGCACGACATCGGCAAAGTGGGCTGCGTCATGAACCTGAACAAGCCTGGAAAGCTGACTCAGGAAGAGTACGAGATCTTCAAGAAGCACCCGGTGTTCGGCCGCGAGATCCTCGACCCGATCAAGTTCTTGGAGCCAGTCATCCCCGGCGTGTATTTGCACCACGAGCGCTGGGACGGTCGGGGCTATCCCGTCGGACTGGAGGGGGACGACATCCCGATCGTTGCCCGCATCATCTCCGTGGCCGACACCTATGACGCGATGACCAGCGATCGTGCCTACCGCCGCGCACTGCCCCACGAAGTCACCATCAACGAAATCACACGCTGCGCGGGCTCCCAGTTCGACCCGGACCTCGCGGGTTCTTTCGTCGAGCGCATCGACGCCCTGCGCGACGAGTTGCGTGACGCGGGCGAGCACGTGCCGGAGTAG
- the lipB gene encoding lipoyl(octanoyl) transferase LipB, whose product MTRQLTGLWLGRRRYEPVHELMDALHEARRRGEIGDTVLFVEHEPVITLGRGAKREHVLLSEAALEKLGVDRVTTARGGDVTVHGPGQLVGYPILDLSPDRQDVRRYVGDLRNTMRQLAAGYGVDGGEYESQVGLWVDAAHPEMWRGAEHAERLAKLGAIGVRISRWITMHGFAFNACTDMSLFSLIVPCGIRDHGVTSLAALGREPAELPALAADALAILAETLNASHDPLRDESGSVLSRLLPGQSAALPSGAL is encoded by the coding sequence GTGACACGCCAGCTCACCGGGCTTTGGCTGGGCCGGCGCCGCTACGAGCCCGTGCACGAGCTGATGGATGCGCTACACGAGGCACGGCGCCGGGGCGAGATCGGCGATACCGTCCTGTTCGTCGAACACGAGCCCGTGATCACTCTAGGGCGCGGGGCCAAGAGGGAGCACGTCCTGCTCTCGGAGGCTGCGTTGGAAAAGCTCGGCGTGGACCGCGTCACCACCGCACGAGGTGGTGATGTCACCGTGCACGGGCCGGGACAGCTCGTCGGCTATCCCATCCTGGATCTTTCACCAGACCGTCAGGACGTCAGGCGCTACGTGGGGGACTTGCGCAACACCATGCGCCAGCTGGCAGCGGGCTACGGAGTCGACGGCGGCGAGTACGAGAGTCAGGTTGGACTCTGGGTCGACGCCGCACACCCCGAAATGTGGCGCGGCGCCGAACACGCCGAGCGTCTCGCCAAACTGGGAGCGATCGGAGTTCGCATCTCGCGTTGGATCACCATGCACGGCTTCGCGTTCAACGCTTGCACGGACATGTCGCTGTTCTCCCTAATCGTGCCCTGCGGCATCCGCGACCACGGGGTGACCAGCTTGGCCGCGCTGGGGCGTGAGCCGGCGGAGCTGCCTGCCCTGGCCGCCGATGCGTTGGCCATCCTCGCCGAAACGCTGAACGCGAGCCACGACCCGCTACGCGACGAGTCGGGGTCGGTGCTGTCCCGGCTGCTTCCGGGTCAGTCTGCTGCGCTGCCCTCGGGCGCGCTCTGA
- a CDS encoding DUF2062 domain-containing protein: MRRLRGGLVTRRRAALSVAAGLFIGTLPLYGLHLPLVLLVCLPLRLDAVTAYLAANISNPLVAPFLVFAEVEVGALLLSGHWAGFDLERARRLAVADVTAFLAVGSGVLATVLATVGGAIAHRVAPRGERRAELLESAIPRVVRRYAAAHRRDRIYVRIKLNTDPATSILAGIEQADVVLDAGCGRGQFGLLLRELGSARLLSGLDWDERRINAARSAARAQESFAVRSLLGAPWPDADLVLVLDVLHYLPVDEQDAALEHAIRATRPGGRILIRLLETRHWLTRALEALAVRLGLYRARGVVPRRLEDLAGGLRARDFAVQFMDSPALWGSRFLLATRSQSAPEGSAAD, encoded by the coding sequence TTGCGCCGCCTGCGCGGCGGCTTGGTCACCCGTCGTCGCGCAGCCCTGAGCGTTGCCGCTGGCCTCTTCATCGGTACGTTGCCGCTGTACGGCCTGCATTTGCCCTTGGTGTTGTTGGTGTGCCTGCCCCTGCGCCTGGATGCGGTCACGGCCTATCTGGCTGCGAACATCAGCAACCCGCTGGTGGCGCCGTTCCTGGTCTTCGCGGAGGTGGAAGTCGGTGCGCTGCTGCTCAGCGGACACTGGGCTGGCTTCGACCTCGAGCGTGCGCGACGACTCGCGGTGGCCGATGTAACCGCCTTCCTCGCCGTGGGCTCCGGGGTGCTTGCCACCGTGCTGGCGACCGTGGGCGGCGCCATTGCCCATCGCGTTGCACCCCGGGGAGAGAGGCGCGCAGAGCTCCTAGAGTCGGCGATCCCGAGGGTGGTGCGGCGCTATGCGGCGGCGCATCGACGCGATCGCATCTACGTGCGCATCAAGCTGAATACAGATCCTGCGACTTCCATTCTTGCTGGCATCGAGCAGGCCGACGTGGTGCTGGACGCGGGCTGCGGCCGCGGCCAGTTCGGGCTTCTGCTGCGCGAACTCGGTTCCGCAAGGTTGCTCTCGGGCCTGGACTGGGACGAGCGTCGCATCAATGCGGCGAGGTCCGCCGCTCGCGCACAAGAAAGCTTCGCGGTGCGCTCGCTGCTCGGAGCGCCATGGCCCGACGCCGACCTGGTGCTGGTGCTCGACGTCCTGCACTACCTGCCCGTCGACGAGCAGGATGCGGCCTTGGAGCATGCGATACGTGCGACCCGCCCCGGTGGTCGGATCTTGATCCGCCTTTTGGAAACTCGTCATTGGTTGACGCGCGCACTGGAGGCCTTGGCAGTGCGTCTAGGCCTGTATCGGGCGCGAGGCGTAGTCCCTCGCCGGCTCGAGGACCTTGCGGGGGGCCTACGCGCCAGGGATTTTGCCGTGCAATTCATGGATTCCCCGGCGCTCTGGGGTTCGCGATTTCTGCTTGCCACGCGCAGTCAGAGCGCGCCCGAGGGCAGCGCAGCAGACTGA
- a CDS encoding tetratricopeptide repeat protein produces MDDHLKQLLLLGREHYQKREYDKAEYLLRQVVDKTDQYADVHHMLGVITHSRGDFAQAEEHFERAVELNPNYTEAALNLMVTYNDLGKYDAARQIYARIRNRSEGQDRHQDPFAKGKIANMHAELSQAYLDLGMTLDAIRELEKGTTLCPTFADLRTRLGILYRDSGDLTRAREQFEEAKRVNPKYVQARVLLGVLLLSAGENDVARAEFEAVLGLDPDNKSAQTYIRIAERRKSEAPPADGGGENA; encoded by the coding sequence ATGGACGACCACCTCAAGCAGCTGCTCCTGCTCGGCCGCGAGCACTACCAAAAGCGGGAGTACGACAAGGCCGAGTACCTGCTGCGGCAAGTCGTCGACAAAACGGATCAGTATGCAGACGTTCACCACATGCTGGGTGTCATCACACACAGTCGTGGAGACTTTGCGCAAGCCGAGGAGCACTTCGAGCGCGCGGTGGAGCTGAACCCCAACTACACCGAAGCCGCGCTCAACCTGATGGTGACCTACAACGACCTGGGTAAGTACGACGCGGCCCGCCAGATCTACGCACGCATCCGCAATCGCTCGGAAGGTCAAGACCGACATCAAGACCCCTTTGCCAAGGGCAAGATCGCGAACATGCACGCCGAACTCAGCCAAGCGTACTTGGACCTGGGTATGACCCTCGACGCGATTCGCGAGCTCGAGAAGGGCACCACGCTTTGTCCGACCTTTGCGGACCTGCGCACGCGTCTGGGTATCTTGTATCGAGACAGCGGCGATCTGACTCGCGCGCGGGAGCAATTCGAAGAGGCGAAGCGCGTGAATCCGAAGTACGTGCAGGCGCGTGTACTTCTGGGCGTGCTCTTGCTGAGCGCCGGCGAAAACGACGTCGCCCGTGCGGAATTCGAGGCCGTGCTCGGTCTCGACCCGGACAACAAGAGCGCCCAGACCTACATCCGCATCGCCGAGCGTCGCAAGAGCGAAGCCCCGCCGGCGGACGGTGGAGGCGAGAACGCCTAG
- a CDS encoding M23 family metallopeptidase, which yields MASRAQSEGVRHVGRIVDPLALDDGESEPVLELEGDSAASARPEDPEEAALPGESTPPGEPAAFPDGSEADARETAAPSDPAPAPSEPGSDEAPVDPSIHPVRARLLARAREHRAGGDSPHAFTPRPAAVAMSGGFDEISSGAASARAPSAPLPPVGRSALSPNMVALFGTLLGLAAVASILALATALDPRPGEAVPSAPISSSESTESTETPPQATVARPKRVKLPGPWRIADAKGQDGMRTVEGTIGGSPFLRAIQDAGLEKKEAYRVLTALKGLRNLDRCGKTDSFVALVERSSKRVKAFEYIVDKEEVYQARESDGGLLEGKKLDLKIERTQRGGAFVVSGGDIDAAAENSGLERGLAKVLAKALDGHSSLDELKKGDRIRVVAQEVTVLGEFARYSGVEAVEINSAGEKPLRLYYFRGGDSRGYFDAAGRSPYEGGWRKPVKDAPITSKFNPKRMHPVLKKVMPHTGTDFGAPSGAPVGASSYGTISFIGPAGPSGNLVKIDHPGGIETGYAHLSRFADGLNVGDKVKRLQLIGYVGSTGRSTGPHLHFTAKRNGEFFDAETLNLDGMRVLPPSERDAFAKVKQRYDELLDAVALPAAPPEPVAQAPSADDEESTEPDLDLPGGAGAVAPADPPAAPPPAPAAAPAPAAAQPAAAPAKPAPGGGASVYLTDKDLMKLQSSSDDGEVDE from the coding sequence GTGGCGTCCCGAGCCCAATCGGAGGGCGTGCGACACGTCGGCCGGATTGTCGACCCGCTCGCCCTGGACGACGGTGAGAGCGAGCCCGTGCTCGAGCTGGAGGGCGATTCTGCGGCGTCCGCACGCCCCGAAGACCCCGAAGAGGCGGCGCTCCCGGGGGAATCTACGCCGCCAGGCGAACCCGCTGCTTTTCCGGACGGGTCTGAGGCAGACGCTCGTGAGACAGCGGCGCCGTCGGATCCAGCGCCGGCACCTAGCGAACCCGGTTCGGATGAAGCGCCCGTGGACCCATCGATACATCCGGTGAGGGCGCGACTGCTGGCGCGAGCGCGGGAGCATCGGGCCGGCGGTGACAGCCCGCACGCTTTCACTCCGCGTCCCGCCGCCGTGGCCATGAGCGGCGGCTTCGACGAGATCAGCTCGGGAGCAGCCTCGGCCCGCGCCCCCTCCGCCCCACTGCCACCCGTCGGGCGTAGCGCCCTCTCGCCCAACATGGTCGCGTTGTTTGGCACGCTGCTGGGCCTGGCAGCTGTGGCCTCCATTCTCGCGCTGGCCACCGCTTTGGATCCTCGGCCCGGCGAAGCAGTGCCATCCGCTCCGATATCCAGCAGCGAAAGCACCGAGTCCACGGAGACACCACCGCAAGCGACCGTTGCGCGTCCGAAGCGCGTCAAGCTACCCGGCCCCTGGCGCATCGCGGACGCCAAAGGGCAAGACGGGATGCGGACCGTAGAGGGCACAATCGGCGGCTCGCCGTTTCTGCGTGCCATCCAGGACGCTGGGCTCGAGAAGAAGGAGGCCTACCGCGTACTCACGGCGCTGAAGGGTCTGCGCAATCTCGATCGCTGCGGCAAGACTGACTCTTTCGTAGCTCTGGTGGAGCGTAGCTCCAAACGAGTGAAAGCCTTCGAGTACATCGTCGACAAGGAGGAGGTGTATCAGGCACGCGAGTCCGACGGCGGACTCCTCGAAGGCAAGAAGCTCGACCTGAAGATCGAGCGCACACAACGAGGCGGCGCCTTCGTCGTGTCCGGAGGCGACATCGACGCCGCAGCCGAAAACAGCGGCCTGGAGCGTGGTCTCGCCAAAGTACTGGCCAAAGCACTGGACGGCCATTCCAGCCTGGACGAGCTCAAGAAGGGCGATCGCATCCGAGTCGTCGCACAAGAGGTGACCGTACTCGGCGAGTTTGCGCGCTACTCGGGGGTCGAGGCCGTGGAGATCAACAGCGCAGGCGAAAAGCCGCTCCGCCTGTACTACTTCCGCGGCGGCGATTCGCGTGGGTATTTCGACGCCGCAGGGCGATCGCCCTACGAAGGTGGTTGGCGCAAGCCTGTGAAGGACGCACCCATCACGTCGAAGTTCAATCCGAAGCGCATGCACCCGGTGCTGAAGAAGGTGATGCCGCACACGGGCACCGACTTTGGCGCTCCTTCGGGCGCGCCTGTCGGCGCCTCCTCCTATGGCACCATTTCCTTCATCGGCCCGGCCGGCCCCAGCGGCAACCTGGTGAAGATCGACCACCCGGGTGGAATCGAAACTGGCTATGCCCACCTTTCGCGTTTTGCAGATGGGCTCAACGTTGGCGACAAGGTCAAGCGCCTGCAGCTCATTGGCTACGTAGGCTCGACGGGGCGCTCCACCGGTCCGCATTTGCATTTCACTGCCAAGCGCAACGGCGAATTCTTCGATGCGGAGACCCTGAACTTGGATGGCATGCGCGTGCTACCCCCGAGCGAGCGCGACGCCTTCGCCAAGGTCAAGCAACGCTACGACGAACTCCTGGATGCCGTTGCGCTGCCCGCCGCGCCGCCGGAGCCCGTTGCGCAAGCACCAAGCGCCGACGACGAGGAATCCACCGAGCCGGACCTGGACCTGCCCGGCGGAGCGGGGGCCGTTGCACCCGCGGATCCTCCTGCGGCCCCCCCGCCGGCACCCGCGGCCGCTCCAGCTCCAGCCGCGGCTCAACCGGCAGCGGCACCGGCCAAACCCGCACCGGGCGGCGGCGCGTCGGTGTACCTGACAGACAAAGACCTGATGAAGCTGCAGTCGTCGTCCGACGACGGCGAAGTCGACGAGTAG
- a CDS encoding HAMP domain-containing sensor histidine kinase has product MSERTTRERLLPFLWVPAILVAVVVLMVVTFRNSFQLEKLREQSVVEATLTLANDKADRLDKRIIEQDNAVLSLVKLGDRSSFGSAWLEVASRQTPTVRGVLLVDLMSPGKEVVAFASRAPAPEAERFRRILVHDLMGDLELTRQPVAQLRHLHKSHDKQSFLLSYWQREFEGRRYLVIAWHDVPRIVHDLFPSLYSERDQHSRVNVVDADGRIVFGPPLSRGGFTIGRRFETTLYKWRVNVTLISAEELTAAVARRRSLEMALVGLSWLVVLAGLSVVFLAAARERKLSNLKSDFVANVSHELKTPLSLVRMFGELLQSGRVENDEKRKQYLEIIVSESERLAALIENVLDFAKVERGKAAYSFAPGFVGDVVTRAVEACRVRAQRQDVELTLSVGADLPQVDLDERALEIAIFNLVDNALKYAPDGRKIAVAVTRGENGVEVRVTDEGAGIAVDDRKRIFERFVRGRGTPNQRVRGSGIGLALVKHIAEAHGGRSWVEPGPERGSTFVFTVRSRGKRAGQQRSASSEVPAAT; this is encoded by the coding sequence ATGTCCGAGCGCACCACCCGGGAGCGGCTACTGCCCTTCCTCTGGGTTCCCGCCATTCTGGTGGCGGTGGTGGTGCTGATGGTCGTTACCTTCCGCAACAGCTTCCAACTGGAGAAGCTGCGCGAACAGTCGGTGGTGGAGGCGACCCTCACGCTGGCCAACGACAAGGCCGATCGCTTGGATAAGCGCATCATCGAACAGGACAACGCCGTGCTCAGCTTGGTGAAGCTCGGGGACCGTTCGAGCTTTGGCTCCGCCTGGCTCGAAGTAGCGTCGCGCCAGACTCCGACGGTGCGCGGCGTTCTGCTCGTGGACTTGATGTCCCCGGGCAAGGAAGTGGTCGCGTTTGCTTCGCGGGCACCTGCGCCCGAGGCCGAGCGCTTTCGGCGCATACTGGTTCACGACTTGATGGGCGACTTGGAGCTCACGCGCCAGCCCGTGGCTCAGCTGCGGCATCTACACAAGAGCCACGACAAGCAGAGCTTTCTGCTCAGCTACTGGCAGCGCGAGTTCGAAGGGCGGCGCTATCTGGTCATCGCTTGGCACGACGTGCCTCGCATCGTGCACGACTTGTTCCCCTCGCTCTACTCCGAGCGCGACCAGCACAGCCGCGTGAACGTCGTGGACGCAGATGGTCGCATCGTTTTCGGTCCGCCTCTCAGCCGCGGTGGCTTCACCATTGGTCGACGTTTCGAGACGACACTCTACAAGTGGCGGGTGAACGTGACCCTGATCTCCGCCGAAGAACTCACTGCGGCAGTGGCGCGCCGCCGCAGCCTGGAGATGGCGCTGGTCGGGTTGAGTTGGCTTGTGGTGCTGGCCGGACTCTCCGTGGTGTTCTTGGCCGCCGCGCGAGAGCGAAAACTCTCGAACTTGAAGAGCGACTTCGTGGCGAATGTGTCGCACGAGCTCAAGACGCCCCTGTCGCTGGTGCGAATGTTCGGCGAGTTGCTGCAGAGCGGTCGCGTGGAAAACGACGAAAAGCGCAAGCAGTACCTGGAGATCATCGTTTCCGAGAGCGAAAGGCTCGCCGCGCTGATCGAGAACGTCCTGGACTTCGCCAAGGTGGAACGCGGCAAGGCCGCTTACAGCTTTGCGCCAGGGTTCGTTGGTGACGTCGTGACTCGAGCAGTGGAGGCATGTCGTGTTCGTGCGCAGCGCCAGGACGTCGAGCTGACGCTTTCCGTCGGTGCTGACCTGCCGCAAGTCGACTTGGACGAGCGCGCCCTGGAGATCGCCATATTCAACCTGGTCGACAACGCCCTGAAGTACGCTCCGGATGGTCGCAAGATCGCCGTCGCTGTCACGCGAGGCGAAAACGGCGTCGAGGTCCGGGTAACGGACGAGGGGGCCGGCATCGCAGTGGATGATCGCAAGCGGATCTTCGAGCGGTTCGTGCGTGGCCGCGGCACTCCCAATCAGCGCGTAAGGGGAAGCGGCATTGGTCTCGCGCTGGTCAAGCACATCGCCGAGGCGCATGGCGGACGCTCCTGGGTGGAACCGGGCCCGGAGCGAGGCAGCACCTTCGTCTTCACCGTCCGTTCCCGTGGCAAGCGCGCAGGGCAGCAACGCAGTGCCTCGTCGGAGGTTCCTGCCGCTACTTGA
- a CDS encoding HU family DNA-binding protein, whose product MTKSELIEAIAARGELTKARAEQVVNCVFDAMTEALQRSDGIEIRGFGSFTVRPYKPYAGRNPRTGQAVPVPAKRLPFFKVGKELKELVNASQHIALSGDEDDDDD is encoded by the coding sequence ATGACGAAGAGCGAGCTGATCGAAGCCATTGCGGCACGGGGTGAGCTCACCAAGGCTCGCGCCGAACAGGTGGTGAATTGCGTATTCGACGCGATGACCGAGGCCCTCCAACGTAGCGATGGCATTGAGATTCGCGGGTTTGGGAGCTTCACGGTGCGTCCGTACAAACCCTACGCAGGACGCAATCCGCGTACAGGGCAAGCGGTGCCTGTGCCCGCGAAGCGTCTGCCCTTCTTCAAGGTGGGCAAGGAACTGAAAGAGCTGGTCAATGCGAGCCAGCACATCGCCTTGTCAGGTGACGAGGACGACGACGACGATTGA